The genomic interval ACTTCGGGGCGAAGTATGAGCTTGGGAAGGAGGTCGGAAGGGGACACTTTGGGCACACGTGCTCGGCTACGGCCAAGAGAGGGGAGATCAAGGGTCAGATTGTCGCCGTCAAGATTATATCCAAAGCTAAGGTGCGTTTGTATGTAAAAGGTGTTTTTGACGAGTTGATCGTTTCACGAATAGTAAATTTcaacattttgattttttttttttttggtatggTTTTACCTTAATTTTTAACATCAATTTCTTCGGCGATGTGTTGTGGAACACAAGgtgtaaataaattttctttactGCGTGACATTAAAACTATGCACTCCATGACAAGAGTGAATGAGGAGCTTGCTCTTGGGGCACATAGAAGCtcttatttttatcaataaatCTTTCATTTGGGTTCCTTTACACCCTGTTTGGAATCCTTATGGAATTGAATTCCTATGGTAATTGGAATTCAATTTCATAGTTTGGAATGAATTTTTGAGATGGatttgatatggaattcaattccaattccatcCAAAACGTGAATAGTAAATCAGACCTCAAATGGTCAGATTTGGATAGGATTTATCATGAACAACTAAAATTACTTAATTgtccttttaacttaaaatttttttccatCTGTCGACTCTCTTGTTTTCTCCTGCCTTTCTCCCGTGCGCCGTTTCTCGTCGAAAACTTTTCCTTGCACCGTTTCTCCCGTGCGCCACCTTCTTCATACTGCTGTCTTAATTGTGCAATTCCTTCTTCCTATTCTttaatacttaacttgattattaaatgattagttatgaggataaaatggtaaatgtataagaatggaattcaatttaaatagatttcaaattaaggaattcaattcaattctattATTCACTAATCCATTCCAAACataggaattgaattcaattcctgcCCGAATTCAATTcctaatggaattcaattcaattccttcaCTCAAGTTGTTTCCAAACAGGGTGTTACCAAGTAAGAATAGAAAGGTATTGTATGCCTTTTTACCCACATTTACATGAACTGAGTCTCAATTACTAGCTTTCACATAGGAACAGTTGACATCTTTGCCTCTTGCTCTTCAAGTTGTAGTTCCAATCTCTAATTTAAGAAACTGATGGTTTGGATTTGGCTGCAATTTTCACTTCTTTGTAAATTACTTAACTGAAGATTCTTATACCGTATGAGACTTGTAAAGCACTGTGCCTTGACAAAACACAGAGAAGTTAATGTCTTGTCATGGTGTGCATTTTACTCCACCACTGCTTCATCTGGTATTCCTGTGTTTTCCCCACCGATATGAATGCTAAGATAAGCCAACATATTAATTTGCCAGGCACATGCACCCGAAAATCTGGTTGCTCAAAATGGAATCTATGAGCAATGTTTCCAAATTTTTATCAGATTTTACATGTCTCTTAGAACCAAACTAACACAAGAGAGCCTACACTTCATGTTTGTTGAATTGAGCACATTTAACATGGTTTGAAATCTCTTCCTGTGCTAGTCAAAATGATGAAACGTATAATTCCAATAAATTACTGAAACTTGATTCAGTGCCAAGACAATGCCTCCTATGTTGTTGTATTAATCATATCAATGAGTTTCATTTCATCCCAACATTCTACACCCCTTGACATGCAAAATtaagaaaatgatatttttttatttaaaatttatctccATACAAGATAATGTCAAAGACATAGCATTTCAGATGGAAAGCAAATATTAAAGTTTAACTGTATAATTTCATCTCTTTCCTCCTTCCGCCTTCAATTTACTACTGGCGTTGTATATCAGAATGTTGGTACAATACTGAAATAGTATTGTTCCATTTAAAGACTCATGACTTGAGATTTTAACTTGCATTTAAGTGTTATTCTTGTCATGTTGACTAGTATACTTCTTTTGAGGGGCTTCTTATTTTTGGTTTCTACTTCATTCAGTGAAACTTCAATTCTGGAACATTAGTTCCTCACACATTGATTAATAACTATAGGCATTCAAACCTTATATTGACTTTCTATATTTGATGGGTTGGCTATGAACTAAGGTTTAGGTGCATTTGAAATTAGGGTGATTGAATTACAATTTTCAGATCAGTACAATATTATAGGCACTGAATTTTAACATTGGAATGGATGTTTTGAAAACTTCaacaactttttttttattattacagaTGACAACTCCAATATCAATCGAAGATGTTCGTAGGGAGGTCACAATTCTAAAAGCTTTGTCCAGCCATAAAAATCTTGTCAAGTTTCATGATGCATGTGAGGATGCACTTAACGTCTACGTAGTCATGGAGTATGTCTCAATTAACTTTTGTTAGTTGAACAATGAATAAAAGTGCttctacattttgatatttgtttcatGTTGCTAGATGGAATCACTTTATTCAAATCTTTTTGCCTGTAGTTATCCTACTTGTATGCCTCTTTATATATCACTTTGTATCctgattaaaaaatataataaaacattCCCCATACAATAGAAAAGAACACTATATGTAGGTTATGGGGCAgtgcatttttttaaaataatttttgtaatttaGGAACTCAACAGTAGGTTTCTCCTTTTTGCAGATTATGTGAGGGTGGCGAATTATTAGAAAGAATTTTATCGAGGTAAAAATGTTTGGTCATATTTGATTCTTTGAATTTGGAAAGTATCACTTATTTATTCTTTTTCCTTTTGCTCTCAAGAGGTGGAAGGTATACAGAGGAGGATGCAAAAGCTATAGTTATTCAGATACTGAGAGTAGTTGCCTTTTGCCATCTTCAAGGTGTTGTGCATCGTGATTTAAAGCCAGAGGTTTGTATCATAGAGACCTTAGATTGAATATATAGACTTGATATTATTATACGTCTCTGCTTGATATTATACATCTCTGATTTTACAGGAGCATTGTAGAGATCACTGTTACTTATTTCTTTTCCAACATATTCATAACTCCTGTTAATATTTCTTCTTTGTATTTAATAACAGAATTTTCTTTTCGCCAACAAAGATGAAAATTCTCAGATGAAGTTGATTGATTTTGGCCTTTCTGATTTTGTTAAACCAGGTGAGCATTGTCTACTCACATGTCTCATCGAGTCGGCATACTTTCTTATTAACTCAGTGGCATTAAACATGAAGATATTCTGCTATTTTGTTGTTGCTTTCCTGGTGATTTTCTTACCCTTTTCACTGAAGATTTCTAAAAGTAGCTTTCAACCTACTATTTTCTTAATATTATTTAAGggattttacaattttttattgtGGTGAGCATAGAATTTCCCCTTTTCCGCTTTTATTATGTGATGTAAAGATCATGTAAGAATTGTTGCATTAACAAGAATCTATTAAAGTTTGGCAAAAATTGATTGATCAAGAGTAACGAATGATTTGAGGACTTGGATTCAAGTAAACAGTTTCCAATGTGGTTTTATCATATTTCTAGGTGTGACACTACTATTTTAACTTTGCTACTTCGCAAGATTCATTTTTTATTTGATCATATCACTCTTCAATTATACTTCAAATTGTATTGTAACAATTTCTAGTACCCATCAGCTCTAAGAAACTCATTGGATCAGATAATTTCTTGAAATACACATTCATTGATAACCTTAATTCAAGAGACACTAATACATAATGGGGAAGTATAAAATCTCAAGTTTAATCATAACACCAAGATAAGAAGTATTCTGCAGTAGGAAAGCAAAATTTCAACTAAATGAACAGTGCAGTTAAGTGTAAGAGCTAAGAATCATGAAATTTAAGATCTATAACACATGATTCCTTACTAGCAacacttaattttcaaaaatcaatttttaataGATTACTCAGTCAGAGAACTCGATATGGATCACATACAGTTAGTACCTTGTCGACCCGGTAAATGCATGCTTAAATTTTGAATCTCATTGACcttgtaaaatttatttaaatataaatgatgatatagtaggggatagagccTAATGACGTAGGAGGATCCATATAACCTACCTCATCTATTGGGataagcttggttgttgttgttttgTATTGACTTGGTACTCTATCAACCTGATAAATCATTACCATCATCAAGCCATATTTTTCCCAACTATTTGGAGACTTTTTCCAACTTGATAATTGTGTTCTTACATTTCAGATTGCAGTTATGACTTTGACTACAAAATACTCAGCATCTTCAAACTGTCATGTCAAATTTTACATACTATCCTTTATTAGGACTGCTATTTTATTTATTACAAACACACTTTGTGGTTGCATACTTTGTAGTCTCACGATTATGTAATAGGTTGTTCAGTTTTCTCCACACAATGTTAGTGGTTGGAGGCTACATCCAGTCATTTGGTCATATTCATTGTGATTTCATTTTCAAGAGTGGTTTGTGTTTGATCTGAGATTACTGACCTTAGGAATGGGTTTAGTGACTGAGCGCGTCAGCTCTCTCTTTTGCATTTCATCCCTCCAGTTGTCCTACATTTGAATGGGTGCTTATGATTgaaaccaaggatacagagacAGGTTTCCCAATAATCCACATTCACCACCATATGATATTTACATCATGCAATCTAAAGGTCAATCTTTAGCCAGAATGGCGATGTCTAAAACTTCTCGTTATTGCAGTTTTATCAGCCTTCAAGTAAAGCAGGCctgcttttaaaaaaaactcactCTTTTTAGGTGTATTGCACTTAACCACTCTTGCAGGGTGGTTTTGTTTGGCACTCAAATGTTTTTCAGTGGTTGTTTGATTAGTTGTTTTTATGCTATGCTGTCAGATGTTTCAATTACTAGTTCACCCATGATATTAACTCAGTCATCAGTTTTATATAAATAAACTTCTCACATATCTTGTAGAATAAATATGTTCACATGTTATGAAGTTTATCTTCAACAAGATTCTTCAGGCCAGATGATGAATAAATCCATTGGCCTACTTGTTTTCTCTTAGTAGTTAGTATGTTTGCCCTCAGCCAATCTTGTACCTCTAGTAGACATTCTTGTTTCGCCATACCCTATTCTTTTTCATCACGTGACTCTTGATGCTCATGTACAAGTTCTTTATAATGTGCAGATGAAAGACTAAATGATATTGTGGGAAGTGCATACTATGTTGCCCCTGAAGTTCTACATAGATCATATAGCACAGAGGCAGATATTTGGAGTATTGGTATTATAACATATATCTTGTTATGTGGCAGTAGACCTTTTTGGGCACGGACGGAGTCAGGAATTTTCCGTGCTGTGTTGAAAGCTGATCCAAACTTTACGGATTTACCTTGGCCTGATGTATCTCCAGAAGCCAAGGATTTTGTTAAAAGACTTCTGAACAAGGATTATAGAAAAAGAATGACAGCTGCTCAATCTTTGAGTAAGTTTCCACCACTAGGTATCCTTATCCTTTTCGGATATGGAGCTCTAGAATAACTATTTTATACTTCCCATATTTAACACCTATCATTTTCTTAGATATTAAATTAATCGTTTATTTAACttatatttatagcttttaaactgttttttatttacttatttatGCTTATCATGATGATTGGGCTATATGACTACAGTTGCTATCTGAAAACTTGATTCTTCTTTTCTGGTGATAGCACACACTTGGTTGCGAGATGAGCACTGTCAAATTCCTTTGGATATACTAATATTCAAGCTAGTGAAGTCATATCTCCGTGCCACACCTTTAAGACGTGCTGCATTGAAGGTATGTTTTGATAAGAACTAAATGACTCAATAAGGTTCTCCTTTGCTTGTTCATTTGCTTTATATAGAGTGAAGGAAGTAACTATATAGAATTTATGCTATCATCTTTCTCTATTTTCAATAGCTACTATGCTTTCGCGAGTAATGTGGTAGAAATGAATGAACACAGAACAAAGTCATGTTAGCAAATAACACATTTTAGTCTATTACATGTCGGTAATGATTCAATTTGACTTTCATTTTTTATAAGTCTCTCCCAATTAGGAATATAATTTAAAACTTGAttgttaaaaaaatgaaaatgtttCTTTTTTTCTACCATATCTCAAGGCAATAGTACCACAAACACAAAAGTGGTACTTGGGTCTACAAAGTGCCCATCTTATTCAATTTGGGCATACATCCTATGGCAAATGGTGTACTGTTCTAATCAAATTTACAATGCGTTAAGATTGCAGGTAGGGAAGTAGTTCTTAAGGTAGTGTACTTATGTTGCATTAGAAGCAACTCTGAGAACCAAGGTTCAATTTTCCTTGCCATACTTCTTTTTTGTGTTTGTCAGTTCATCAATCCTTTTCTGAAACCTCAACGGCTGTCTTATATCATCTTACAGAATTTAAATGATTATCCTATACTCTCTCCAACGTGTTTAATGAGTTTTGGTTACTTTACTACTTTCAGGCACTAGCCAAAGCCCTGACTGAGAATCAGCTGTTTTATCTAAGATTGCAGTTTAAGTTATTGGTACCAAACAAAGACGGTTATGTATCATTTGACAACTTTCAAATGGTCAGTCTAGTTGAATTTATTTGCCAAGCAACTTGAATATAATTGCTCAGTTGCTCCTGTCTCTTTATGCGCATCCTAGTGCAGGCACTATTACAGAACGAGACAGAGGCGATGAAGGAGAGTAAGGTTACTGATATCTTGAACGCGGTGAGGAATTCATTCTGCCATTTTGTTTTTGCGGTTGCTAAGTTTCTTTCATGCATCACCATTACCATGGTTACTTAAATCATAAGGTACTGCTGCAATTGTGAACTGTTGGGTCGCAATAATCTTAAAGCTAGTTTTCATTGATAAAAATCAGTGTAGACCAGTGGCATGTCCAAAACATCATTTACTCTATAGCATGGATTATATTTTTCATTCGATATTGTTTACCTTGTCTCAACCCATTTATATGCTTATAAATAATGCCATTTCTTGCCACATTGCCATCCTCTTCAGTAACTGACACATTAATGATTACAATCTAACCTCCAGTTGGAGCCACTCTCATATAGAAGGATGGACTTTGCGGAATTCTGTGCCGCTGCGATCAGCCCCCATCACCTCGAGGCCCTGGATGGGTGGGAACAAATGGCTAGTACAGGTTTTGAACACTTCGAGCAGGAGGGGAACCGAGCTATCTCCGTGAAGGAACTAGCTCAGGTACTAATAATAATCCTCTCCTACCTATACTCTCTATCCCGGTGATTGATTGCATCTTCCATTCAGAGTGTAACTCAACTATCTGTTTAGGAATTGAACCTTCCGCTGACAACTTATTCAGTTCTGAAAAGCTGGATTCGACCTGAGGATAGCAAGTTTAATTTCGTCGGATACACCCGATATTTACACGGTGTCACCATACGCAGTGCAAACACACGCCATCGGTAGATTTTGCAACTTCTGATGATGTTTTACTGTCACTGATTCCTCCCATTTACTTTGAAATGTGCCCTTTTTTTTATTTCCTCCGTCGTGTTGATTTGTTAATATACGACACAATAACTTGTTGTATAGAATTTACATAAGATAAAATTTTCAATGAAAGAAAGACTAAAAATGGACTCATTTGAAGGCTTCTACTGAGAAATTTTCATCAGTAAGTTTTTATTTCTTACACATTTCTTTGAATCAGATTCAATTCAATCTATACTGAATTCTCTCACTTATATGTTCTTGCTATTAAATATTGTTTTTTAGATCTGCAACTTGGTGGAAGTCTTAAACTAATCAGACTAACTGATTGCTTGTACAAGTTGATGTTGCCCAGTGTAGAAACTTTTGTTAATCATTATCATGAACAAACTATTCTTGCAGGTAGGTTCGCCTCGCGATATTTTACTCTGACCAACACGCGAATGCCATTTGTCGCAACTCTATTGTCGTATATCTAACCGATCAATTTACTTAAATTATCTGGTTTTTCCAATGTTGGATTCACCTAGCAAGACCTCTTTGTGGTCTCCCCAATTCAATATCTTGCTCACTCAAGGACAAAGCATCCATCAATGTGTGTTCGAGCTGTTGTTTTCTTCCATGGAGGGACTCGACAACAAACACAAGAAGCAGTGGACACAAGCAACCCGGTTTTGGACCGGCAATCACTTGAACCATCCAATTGTTTGGTTCTTGCAATTTTGGTCTACATCCTTGAGGACATATGTCGCACCTGGCCAGTCGATTCAGGTGAGTCAAATTCAAAGTCACTCTTAAGTCGTTGTGGATTCCCAATTTAGTTTGTTTATGGGACTTCATTACACTTATATAACTTGGCACACGGAAATAGCTTTTGATAATGTAGGGTAAGATTACgtacaatatatatttttttttcacgaTTTCGTTTCGTATTGATGGGAGTTTTGtatattcgattgttcttattcctTCACGTGGaaatcttttttatttatttattttttgtctaATTTAGAGGACTGTAGGaaacaataaatattttaaagaaaaatagacAGGGAATATGATGTGTGGACTTTTCGATAGCAAGAGCAAATGACTAAAACAAAAacaataagaaaaggaaattagtttttgttttttattttattattttttcctattctttttgaaataaaaaagtaagttttttttattaaataagtaATTAAAATTCACAAGCCACAGTTTTTGGCCTTATATTATACACACATATTAAATATAAATACATATTTCTCgatctttttatatttttgtgATTGTAAAAATAGTGCAACGCTATGCCACACAAATTAGATAGAAGCCAAACTATATTTTTAATGGccttttttttattctttataatgatatttttcatatattcATAAATTGGAGATATCTATCAATTCTTTGAATGAAATacgaaatataaaaataatgaataaATCCATTTGTTGATTTATTTATCTATGTGTTTTTTGTTGGAAGGGATTAATCAATTACTTTGtagataaaaaaaagaaaaaaattgtgaaaattaagaaaaaaaattagcaaTTTCTCAGTAGATAGCAAGAAGTAAAGTATTGCGTAAAAgggattttcttttctttttttttttaaataaaaggggaaaatatGGGATTAGAAACTAAAGAAAACACTTTAGACTTTTAAAAGGAAGATACTACGGCGATGGCCGGAAACAGAGGTGGAAGTTGTGGTGGTGGTGGAAGTTACAATCGCGGTGGATGATGGTCTGAACGCTGCGGAAGTGGTCGACGGCGCAGGGAATGGTGATGGCGCCCTGGTGGCGGAAGCCATACTCCTCCTCCGCCGCCTTCAGCAGCTCCGCGAACAGCGGGTGGCTCAGGTGCTCCACCGGCACCTCGAACCGCCTTCGCTCCTCCCCCTCCGCCCCCACCCGTATCCCGATCCACCCTTTTCGTATCCCTCccactccctctcctccttcccctTCTCCCCTGCGCAGGTGCAGTAGGTGGAGGTGCGCCCCCATGACTAATTTTCCCCTGCTCTGTTTCCGGCTCTGTTTCTTTCTGCGGACATGTCAAGGGAGAagaattaaatccaaaataaatggaAAGAGATCATTTTTATGAAttgaaaggaggaggaggaggaggagg from Zingiber officinale cultivar Zhangliang chromosome 6B, Zo_v1.1, whole genome shotgun sequence carries:
- the LOC121989926 gene encoding uncharacterized protein LOC121989926 → MPPFNSIPPTHPSPSPFLSYNHNIPLHINDSSFTHVILHVVANSRSQHRHGLLPLKKQSRKQSRGKLVMGAHLHLLHLRRGEGEGGEGVGGIRKGWIGIRVGAEGEERRRFEVPVEHLSHPLFAELLKAAEEEYGFRHQGAITIPCAVDHFRSVQTIIHRDCNFHHHHNFHLCFRPSP
- the LOC121991899 gene encoding CDPK-related kinase 3-like isoform X1 codes for the protein MGVCYGKNVSVLEDGDAGNRSHGKGGQVAGSPAHSTPARKSRTGATTPSHSLTSTAPSAWPSPYPHGPASPLPAGVSPSPTRSTPRRFLRPFPPPSPAKHIRAALVKRLGPRRPKEGPIPEDETGQEEAPLDKNFGYGKNFGAKYELGKEVGRGHFGHTCSATAKRGEIKGQIVAVKIISKAKMTTPISIEDVRREVTILKALSSHKNLVKFHDACEDALNVYVVMELCEGGELLERILSRGGRYTEEDAKAIVIQILRVVAFCHLQGVVHRDLKPENFLFANKDENSQMKLIDFGLSDFVKPDERLNDIVGSAYYVAPEVLHRSYSTEADIWSIGIITYILLCGSRPFWARTESGIFRAVLKADPNFTDLPWPDVSPEAKDFVKRLLNKDYRKRMTAAQSLTHTWLRDEHCQIPLDILIFKLVKSYLRATPLRRAALKALAKALTENQLFYLRLQFKLLVPNKDGYVSFDNFQMALLQNETEAMKESKVTDILNALEPLSYRRMDFAEFCAAAISPHHLEALDGWEQMASTGFEHFEQEGNRAISVKELAQELNLPLTTYSVLKSWIRPEDSKFNFVGYTRYLHGVTIRSANTRHR
- the LOC121991899 gene encoding CDPK-related kinase 3-like isoform X2, which encodes MGVCYGKNVSVLEDGDAGNRSHGKGGQVAGSPAHSTPARKSRTGATTPSHSLTSTAPSAWPSPYPHGPASPLPAGVSPSPTRSTPRRFLRPFPPPSPAKHIRAALVKRLGPRRPKEGPIPEDETGQEEAPLDKNFGYGKNFGAKYELGKEVGRGHFGHTCSATAKRGEIKGQIVAVKIISKAKMTTPISIEDVRREVTILKALSSHKNLVKFHDACEDALNVYVVMELCEGGELLERILSRGGRYTEEDAKAIVIQILRVVAFCHLQGVVHRDLKPENFLFANKDENSQMKLIDFGLSDFVKPDERLNDIVGSAYYVAPEVLHRSYSTEADIWSIGIITYILLCGSRPFWARTESGIFRAVLKADPNFTDLPWPDVSPEAKDFVKRLLNKDYRKRMTAAQSLTHTWLRDEHCQIPLDILIFKLVKSYLRATPLRRAALKALAKALTENQLFYLRLQFKLLVPNKDGYVSFDNFQMCRHYYRTRQRR